The DNA segment TTAAGTTTTATAAAATTTTTCCCCTTTTAATTCAAAATTCAACATTCAAAATTCATAATTTTATAAAGTTTTCCTTAAGATTATCTAAACACATACATTTTGTAAAGCGTTATGGAATTAACTATAATTGTAACAGATGTTCTTACAAATCCCATCCTTATTCCTCTTTAAGGATAAGATAAAATGGTAGGATTGTCAAATATTATCTTTTCCTTTATTTGTCATATTTTAAACAAAATCTGGGTAAGCTCGGTCAAGACCCTGCCTCTGCTTGTAAATTTTAGCCTTACCAAAACATCACCAAGCTTTTCCTCATTTCTTTTTTCCTTTGCCAGATCAAGCTGGGATTGGGTGATTATCCCCTTTCTAACCAGAAGATCACCTAATATATCCTCTGCCTCTATATCCCTTGTTCTTCCTGCAAAGATGCTCTTTGTTGCTTCAAGAAAAAAAGATGTGTCTACGGCAAATGGTTTAGGTTGGCCTTTTCTTATTGAGTCTACAAATTGTGAGAGCGTAGAATCCTTTGTCTTTAAATCTCTTACCAGGCGATCTTCATAATACCTCTTTATAGCCTCATCTATCTGGCTCTCTGTGGCTACAACAGGCTTTACTTCGCATCCGGTTATCCTCCTAACATCGTCCATCGTAATAACATCAAGGGGATCTGACATAGCAAGAACAATTGTATTACTGTTTTTTACCAGGGGAAGGACTTTCTTTTTTTTAATTAAAGAATTTAACCTCTCATCAAAAAAGGAAATTTCCCGCTCAGAAAGGTTAACCTTTGGGATATTCATCTGGCTTGATAAAGCTTCACATATCTTCTCCTCAGAGATAAAATTAAGCTCTACCAGAATCTTTCCAACCCTTTTTTTTGTTTCTCTCTGAAGAAACAATGCCTTATTAAGCTTTTCCTCGTCTATCAATCCTTCCTTTAGAAGAATCTCTCCTAATCTTTTGTCTTTCATTTTCCAAATAGCTTTTCTATCCAGGATTTCTTCCTTTGCTTTTTTACCTTTTGTTCATTAAGAAACATAATCATCTCCCTCCTTCCAATATAGCCAAGCCTGACAAGGGTATGACCAAGCCGCTCACCTGGATTTTTTGCTTGTTCCCTCAATGCCCGGGTAAGCTGATCCTGGGAGATCATCCCACTTTTAACCAACAAATTACCAATCTTTTCCATTATTTCAACCTAATTTTTATCCTTGCAATTCCCCATTCTTCATATTTTCCCTCCCTTAGGGAAGCAAACCTCCATCTTAATATAGAATTTATAGCAAGGCTATCAAGCTCTCTATATCCGAATGAATAGAGGATTGTAGCCCTGTCAACGCTTCCATCTGGTAAAACCCAAAATTTAAAGCTTCCCTCAAGGGATATACCCTTTTTTTCAAGCCATTCTGGAATCTTAAATCCCTCTTGATAAAAAATTGCCCTTCTTGCCACCTCTCCTGTAATTTCTAGTGTATATGGACCTCCCCTTCCTTCTCCCTTTCCACCTTCTCCTCCCTCTCCTTTTCCCTCTCCTATACCAACATCCCCTTTTGTTCCTGTTCCTGTAAATATCTCTCCATAAGTATTTGCAATATCAAGATTTGGTCTAACAGGTTTCCAGGGTAAAACTTCTTCTACCTTTCCCTTTTTGCTTGACATTTCCTCTGGTATTATCCTTTTGGGCTTAAATCGTGAAGGAATGGCTTTGCTCTTTGCTGATGGCCTAACAGGTCCCCTTGTTGCCTTTCTTTGTATAGGAAATATTTCTCTTCTTGGTGCTTCTGGAATGGAAACAAGGGATACCTCGATTATCCTCTCCTCTTTTATCTCCCTATTCAAAATAATAAAGGATGAAAGAAAGAGAAAAGCACTATGAATGATCAATGAACCTACAAATCCCATTTTATCTAATCACTAAAGGCTAAACATATACCAATTTCTTAATCCAGACCAAAGCCGCTGTGCAGGGCATTTGCTGCTTGTTCCATCTTGCTTTTTTCAATAACACAGGATATCTTTATCTCTGATGTAGATATCATATCAATATTTATCCTTTTATCCCCCAAGATTTTAAACATCTTTGCTGCAATACCTGGATGGCTTTTCATTCCAACTCCAACAATAGAGACTTTGGCGATATTATCATCAGAAAGAACCTTCTCTGCACCAAGCTTTTCTTTTATTTTTTCTATAATCCCTAAGCTTGTGGAAATATCAGCCCTATCTACTGTGAATGAGATATTTGCCTTTTTATCAGGGCTTTGGCTCTGGACAATGATATCTACATTTATTCCGTGGTCTGCCAGGGCTTGAAATATTTCAGCCGCTGTTCCTGGTTTGTCTGGAATACCGATAATCGTAATCTTTGCACAATTTGAATCTGTTGGTATTCCTGAAATAATTGGCTCTTCCATTGTGATCACCTCCTCACAAATAATTGTTCCTGGATTGTCATTAAAACTTGACCTTAAATGAATGACAACGCTATACTTCTTTGCAAATTCAACCGCCCTTGTTTGTAAAACAACAGAGCCTAAAGATGCCATTTCAAGCATTGCATCATACGAAATAATATCCAACTTCTTTGCTTTTGGCACAATCCTTGGGTCAGCGGTATAGACACCATCAACATCTGTATATATTTCGCAAGACTCTGCATCCAAACAACGAGCGAGGGCAACGGCTGTTGTATCAGAGCCACCCCTGCCAAGGGTTGTAATCTCATCCTCTTCTGTTATCCCTTGAAACCCTGTAACAATTACAATATTATCCTCGGAAAGCTCCTTGTTTATCCTTACTGTATCTATCCCCTTTATCCTTGCCTTTGTAAAGCTATTGTCTGTGCGTATTCCAACCTGTGAGGCGGTTAAAGAGACAGCTTTAAAACCTTCATTATAGATAGCCATAGAAAGGAGGGCGGCTGAGATTTGCTCTCCGGTTGAAATAAGCATATCAAGCTCCCTTTTATGTGGATTTTCTGTTATTTGATGGCTAAGGCTTATAAGCTCATCCGTTGTCTTTCCCATAGCAGAAACAACCACCACAAGATGGTTATTTTTCTTTTTCAGCCCAGTTATTCTCCTGGCAACCTTCTTTATCCTATTTGGGTTTGCAAGGGATGAGCCTCCATATTTTTGTACAATTAGCATATATTTATATTACAGAAAAATAGGGAATATGTCAATGGAATAAATTTAAAATGGCATGTGTCAAACCCATACCCGTTAATCCACAATTACCTCTATCCTTCCATCAATCTCTTTAATGTATTGCCTTTCTCCTATCTTTACAGGCTTTCCAGAGGAAGATTTTATCGCCTCTCTTACCGCAGATATATCAACATTATAAAATTTTTGTATAGCCCTTTCAACTTCTTCAAAGGAAAGGGGTTTTCCCCTTATTCCGCCGGGATTTACTGTAATGTATAGCCCTTCGGGAAGGTTTTTTATCTTAAAGCTTGCTGGTTTTTCCTTTTCCTTTTCTATTCTTTCTTCTATCTCAACCCAAGGACCCTTTATCCCTTTTTCAAAAAATAGACTTATTTCATCATCTAATTCAATAAACCCTATCTTATCATCGCTTAATTTAAGAATAGCCTTTGCCATTTCCCTTTCTTCCTTTAAAAGGGCTATTGATTCTGGATATTTTTCCCTTGGAGCTTCTATTTGGGCTTGTGTCAAAACAATCTCAAAGGGCTTATAGGCTATTTCTTTAATTCTTCCTCCCTCATCTTGAAACCCTATGTTATCAGATTGCTTTTTTATCTCAATAGCATTAATCTTTGTCTTTGGATATACGCATCCACAAGAAATCCTTCCTCCCCTTTTTAGCCCTATTGTTGTCTCTTCTTGTTCTACAGAGCCAATAATATCTGCAAAAATCTCCCTTGCTTCTATCTCTCCACCCACAAGGCCTTTAACCCCTCTTTCTATAGCAAGAGGCAGGGTAAATTCTGGTATTTCTGGCTTATTTTTTGACATCATTACACCCTTTTTTCCAACAATGTATATTCTATCAGCCGATGCCTTGCACCTCATTCCTGTATTCATAACAATTGCTCCCCCTGCATTAAGGGTAGATTCAAATGCTGATTGGGCGATAATATCATATTTTGCATCAATAGATGTCTTAGAAAGGATATGTCCAGAAACCTGCACACTCTCCCCTGAGGAAACATTACAGGAATTTCCAATATCTCCTCCTATCTCTATACCTTGTAAAGCATTTATCTTTAACCCCTCTTTTACAGAGCCAGAAATAATTATCTTCCCAGAAAAATCCAAATTCTCCTCAAGGTTTCCATCTATTACAAGCGTTTTAATCACATCGCACCTATTTCCATCCCAAGTTACCCTCCCAGAGGCTTGTGAATACAAAATATTTTGAGAATAAAGCCTTGTATTCCTTCCGCTAATAATTTCAAAGTCATCGCCAAAAATCCCAGGAATCTCCTCTCCTAGACAATTTATCCCATTATTTCCCCTTGTTTTTTCCTTTTTTATGGCTAGAATTTGCCCTGGTATTACATCAAATTTATCCCCATATTTGTAAAGATAGGATGCATTTTCTCCCTTTGTGGGAACAAGACAAGATGCAACAAGAAATGGTTTATGATAATCCTTTTTTAAGGCAAGAAGGATCTTTTTCTCATCTATTCCATAAATTA comes from the bacterium genome and includes:
- a CDS encoding energy transducer TonB; the protein is MGFVGSLIIHSAFLFLSSFIILNREIKEERIIEVSLVSIPEAPRREIFPIQRKATRGPVRPSAKSKAIPSRFKPKRIIPEEMSSKKGKVEEVLPWKPVRPNLDIANTYGEIFTGTGTKGDVGIGEGKGEGGEGGKGEGRGGPYTLEITGEVARRAIFYQEGFKIPEWLEKKGISLEGSFKFWVLPDGSVDRATILYSFGYRELDSLAINSILRWRFASLREGKYEEWGIARIKIRLK
- a CDS encoding aspartate kinase; its protein translation is MLIVQKYGGSSLANPNRIKKVARRITGLKKKNNHLVVVVSAMGKTTDELISLSHQITENPHKRELDMLISTGEQISAALLSMAIYNEGFKAVSLTASQVGIRTDNSFTKARIKGIDTVRINKELSEDNIVIVTGFQGITEEDEITTLGRGGSDTTAVALARCLDAESCEIYTDVDGVYTADPRIVPKAKKLDIISYDAMLEMASLGSVVLQTRAVEFAKKYSVVIHLRSSFNDNPGTIICEEVITMEEPIISGIPTDSNCAKITIIGIPDKPGTAAEIFQALADHGINVDIIVQSQSPDKKANISFTVDRADISTSLGIIEKIKEKLGAEKVLSDDNIAKVSIVGVGMKSHPGIAAKMFKILGDKRINIDMISTSEIKISCVIEKSKMEQAANALHSGFGLD